The window GTTTGCGAGAGTTCAGCCGGGCTTTTGTGCCCGCAATCCGCTTAGCGCGGACGGCGCAGGCGGGGGTTGGGCTGAAGCTCGTCGATGATCGCGATGAAATCGTCGAGACGGATGATCCGCTCGAACTGGAACCCGGCGCGGTTGTCGCGGGTCCAGATCACGTAGGCCTCGATCCGGCCCACCACCGGCATCCGGATGATGACGCGATCACCGCGGGAAAGCTGGTGCGCATCATCGACCATGAAGCCATGGGCCGAAAGGTTGCAGACGTGCAGCTTGAGATCACCGTGCTCGAAATGCTCGACGATTACCGGATAATCGACCGGATGCCGCGCGGCGCGCCGCATATCGGTTACGCTCAGACTTGCTCCACCAATCACGCCTCGCGACCCTTTCGTCTTGCATCCTTCGAAGCAGAGTGAATGGGCGATAAAGGCTTAGATTTGGTAAAAACGCCTATCGCCTGACCAGCGCATGACGTTTTTTTCCGAGGCTGAGGCGAAGGGTCTCGCCTTCGCCCGGCAGCACCAGATAGGCAGGGTCGGTGATGGTCTCGCCTTCCAGCTTCACCGCGTTCTCGGTCAGCTTGCGCTTGGCCTCGCCATTGGAAGCGGTGAGGCCGATCTCGGTGAGGAGCGCGGCGATGCGCATGCCTTCCGGGCCGGTGGCAAGGGTCGGCAAATCCTCGCCCGCACCGCTGCCGGCAAAGGTCTCGCGCGCAGTCGCCTCGGCTCGGATTGCGGCATCCTCACCGCGCACCAGTTTGGTCACTTCGTTGGCGAGCACCACCTTGGCGGCGTTGATCTCCGCGCCCTCGAGGGCCTCGAGGCGGGCGATCTCGTCCAGCGGCAGATCGGTGAAGAGGCGCAGGAACTTGCCGACATCGGCATCATCGACATTGCGCCAATATTGCCAGAAGTCATAGGCGGGCAGCTGTTCTTCGTTGAGCCACACCGCGCCCGCCGCGGTCTTGCCCATCTTGGCGCCGCTCGCGGTGGTGAGCAGCGGCGTGGTGAGGCCGAATAGTTCGGTCCCGTCCATCCGCCGGCCAAGTTCGATCCCGTTGACGATATTGCCCCACTGGTCTGAGCCGCCCATCTGCAAGCGTACGCCAAGTTCCTTGGACAAGTACCTGAAATCGTAACCTTGGAGGATCATGTAATTGAATTCGAGGAAGGTCATCGGCTGTTCGCGCTCAAGCCGCAGCCGCACCGAATCGAAGGTCAGCATACGGTTGACAGTGAAGTGCGTGCCGACTTCCTGCAGCAGCTGAATATAGCCGAGCTGGCCCAGCCAGTCGTGGTTGTTGACCATCACCGCGTCGGTCGGCCCATCGCCGAATGTCAGAAGCTTGCTGAAGACCGTGAAGATTGACCGGACGTTCGCCTCGATCGTCTCGTCAGTCAGCATCTTGCGGCTTTCGTCGCGCCCGGTGGGATCGCCGATCCGCGTGGTGCCGCCGCCCATCAGCACGATCGGCTTGTGCCCCGCCTGCTGGAGCCGCCGCAGCATCATGATCTGCACAAGGCTGCCGATATGCAGCGAGGGCGCGGTCGCATCAAAGCCGATATAACCCGGCACGATCTGCTTGGCCGCAAGGGCATCAAGCCCCGCAGCATCGGTCAGCTGGTGGATGTAGCCGCGCTCGTCGAGCAGCTTGAGAAGGGCAGAGTCGTAGGTCGTCATGGGCGCAGCGCTTAACAGGGGGGAAGGGGGACGGGAAGAGACTTGCCCGCGTGAGGCCTGCGAGGCATGGATGGGCCATGCAACCGCTCATGCTCCACCAGACCTGTGATCTGGGCCCGATCCGCGCTGTCACCGCCACCATCACCGCCACGCCCGATGGCTGCGAGGCCGAGTTCCGGCTCGACGGGCTTATCCCTGCGATCATCGTCCCCGAGCCGGCGATGCCCGAACGGATGGACAATCTCTGGAAGACCACCTGTTTCGAGATATTCTGGCAGCCGCTGGGCGATACGTGTTACCGCGAGTTCAACCTCTCGCCCTCGGGCCGCTGGGCGGCCTATGACTTCGATTCCTTCCGCGAAGGGATGCGCGATGCGCCGGTCGAGCGGGTGGAGATCACCTGTTCGCATGACGAAAACGGCTTGGTGCTGAAGGCCAGTATCGCGGCTGAACTTCCTGATCCCGCGCAGGTCGCCCTCAACGCGATTGTCGATCATCCGGGCGGCGCGATCCAGTTCTGGGCGCTCGCTTTCCCGCCGGGCAAGCCGGAGTTCCACTCGGAGGCCTGCCGTGCGGTGATTATCGAGCGCTAGGCTGTGCCGAAGGGCCGGTTGCGCTTCACGATTTCCCAGTTGAGCACGAAGGCGAAGCTCACCCAGATGAAGTAGGGCACGTTGAGCCATCCGGCGAAGCTGTCACCCACGAGTCGCGGCAGGATCGTCATCTGTCCCAGCACCGATAGCCACAGAAACACGTTCTCGCCCAAGGCCCAGTCCGGCCGCCGCCATTTGAAGAACAGCGGTGACCAGGCGAAATGCACGACGAAATTCACCGCAAACAGCGCCCAGACCCCGATGCGTGCTTCGGGTGTTGGGGCATGTTCAAGCCCGATATAGAAGCTCCATCCGGCCAGCCCGAGGATCAGCGTCCAGGCCGGGCCAAACAGCCAGTCGGGCGGCTGCCACGGGGGCTTTCGCAAGTCGCGATACCACTGGCCGATCTCGGTCAGCGCGCCGCCCGCGCCGCCGAGGATGAGTGCCCATGCGGCGGCGATGAGGGCGTTGGTCCAATCCATGTCCACCCATATAGGGAGCGTCCGCGCAAATGCCATTGCCTTTGCCCCGCGGCTTTGTCAGGCACACCCCATGAAAAATGGTATCGACCGGCTGCTTGCCGACCCTGCTTTGCTCCGCCAACTCGATGGTCGCCGCGTCGCGCTGGTGGCCCATCCGGCAAGCGTGACAGCCAATCTCACCCACAGCCTCGATGCGCTGATTGCGGCGGGGGTGAATGTGTCGAGCGCCTTTGGCCCGCAGCATGGCCTCAAGGGCGACAAGCAGGACAACATGGTCGAGACCGCGGACGAGATGGATCCGCGCTACGGCATTCCGATCTTCTCGCTCTATGGCGAAGTGCGCCGCCCGACGGGGCAGATGATGACGAGCGCGGACGTATTTCTGTTCGATCTTCAGGACCTTGGCTGCCGGATCTACACCTTTGTCACAACCTTGCTCTACCTGCTGGAGGAAGCTGCCAAGGCTGGCAAGGAAGTCTGGGTGCTCGATCGCCCCAATCCCGCCGGACGGCCGGTGGAGGGGACGCTGCTGGTGCCCGGGCAGGAAAGCTTCGTCGGCGCGGCGCCCATGCCGATGCGCCACGGGCTCACCATGGGCGAGATGGGGCACTGGTTCATCGAGCATTTCGGGCTCGACGTCGCTTACAGGGTGGTGGCGATGGAGGGCTGGAACCCCGATGCGCCGGGCGAGTGGGGTTGGCCTTCCTCGCGCTTGTGGATCAACCCGTCGCCAAATGCCGCCAACGTGAACATGGCGCGGTGCTACGCCGGCACCGTTATGCTGGAAGGCACCACGCTGTCAGAAGGTCGCGGCACCACCCGCCCGCTCGAAGTGCTGTTCGGCGCCCCCGATATTGACGCCACGGCGGTGCTGGCGGAGATGCACAAGCTTGCTCCCGAGTGGCTGGCAGGCTGCGCAATCCGCGAATGCTGGTTCGAGCCGACTTTCCACAAACATGCAGGAAAGCTTTGCAATGCACTGATAATCCATGCGGAAAGCGCGTTTTACACGCATCATGCCTTCCGTCCCTGGCGCTTGCAAGCGCTGGCCTTCAAGGCGATCCGCAGGCTCTACCGCGATTACCCGCTGTGGCGCGATTTCCCTTACGAATACGAGCTCACCCGGCTTGCGATTGACGTCATTAACGGCGGCCCAGCCTTGCGCGAATGGGTCGATGATGCCGCCGCCACCCCGCATGATCTTGACGTCATGACGTCACACGACGAGGCCGCATGGGTCGCGGACGTGCGCGGGCGTCTGCTTTACTGAGGCCCGTAAAGCAGCGCCGTTCTGGCGTCATTTCCATTGATAAAGCGTTGGTTTACGCGCCGTGCTTGCGAGAGAGCTCCCGCATCGCATCGTCCAGACCTTCAAGCGTCAGCGGGTACATCCTGTCCCCCACCAGCTGCTTGATCATCTTGGTCGACTGCGAATAGCCCCACTGCTTTTCCGGCACGGGGTTGAGCCACACGGTAGCCGGATAGGTGTCGGCCACGCGCTTCAGCCACACCGCGCCTGCTTCCTCGTTCATGTGCTCCACCGAGCCGCCCGGATGCGAAATCTCGTAGGGGCTCATTGCGGCATCGCCCACGAAGACGATCTTGTAGTCGTGGCCATATTTGTGGAGCACGTCCCAGGTCTTGGTGCGTTCCTGCCAGCGGCGCTTGTTGTCCTTCCACACGCCTTCGTAGAGGCAGTTGTGGAAGTAGAAGAACTCCATGTTCTTGAACTCGGTCGTCGCGGCGCTGAACAGCTCCTCGACCAGCTTGATGAAGGGGTCCATCGACCCGCCGACATCGAGGAACAGCAGCAGTTTCACCGCATTGCGGCGCTCGGCGCGCATGTGGATGTCGAGCCAGCCCTGCTTGGCGGTGCCGCGGATGGTCTCGTCGATATCAAGCTGGTCCTGCGCGCCTTCGCGGGCGAAACGACGCAGGCGGCGCAAAGCCATCTTGATGTTGCGGGTGCCAAGTTCCTTGGTGTTGTCGAGGTTCTTGAACTCGCGCTTTTCCCAGACCTTGATAGCCTTGCCGTGCTTGGCCTCGCCGCCAATCCGCACGCCTTCGGGGTTGTAGCCCGCATTGCCGAAAGGCGAGGTGCCGCCCGTGCCGATCCACTTGTTGCCGCCCTGGTGGCGCTTTTCCTGTTCTTCCAGACGCTTCTTGAGCGTCTCCATGATCTCGTCCCAGTCGCCCAGTGACTTGATCTTCTCCATCTCTTCCGGCGTGAGGAACTTCTCGGCAACCGCCTTCAGCCAGTCTTCGGGGATGTCGACGGGGTTCTGCCCGTAATCGGTCATGATCCCCTTGAACACCTTGTGGAACACCTGATCGAAGCGATCGAGCAGGCCTTCATCTTTCACGAAGGTGGCGCGGGAGAGATAGTAAAACGCCTCGGGTGTCTGCTCGATGACGTCCTTGTCGAGCGCCTCCAGCAGCGTGAGGTGCTCCTTGAACGAGGCACCGATGCCGGCCGCCCGCAACTCGTCGACGAAATTGAAGAACATGGGCGACTGCTTAACCCGCGCTGCGCCCACGCGCCAGCCCTCTTTCTTGCGAGTTGAGGGGCCTCACTTAACGCTTCGCTTACCATCCCGGCGCTAGGAAACCGCCACCAAACAAGGGGCCGCGAACCATCATGCATCAGATCGCCATCGACACCGCCAATGCTCATGCGCTGGGGATGATTCCCGAAAGCTGCGGAGCGGTGACGGTGGGCTGCACCGATGTGGCGGGCGTGGTCGAGGCGGTGATCGCCTCCTCGCGCACCTTGCGTTCCGAACACGAGGCGCTGGCCGAGACCGTCCGCGCGCTGGAGGCTGACCAGACCAAGGTGGCCGAAGCGAGCGACGAGGCGCGGCTGCTCTCCGAACGCGCGATCGACCGGCTTGCCGAGGGCACGGCGCTGATCCAGTCCTCGCTGGGCCAGATCGCCTCGCTGATCGAACTGGTCGAGACTTTGGGCCAGCACGTCACCAGCTTTTCGGCCGCGATGGAGCAGGTCCGCCGCTCCGCGCAGGACATCGACAATATCGCCGAGACCACCAACATCCTCGCCCTCAACGCGACGATCGAGGCGATGCGTGCAGGCGATGCGGGCCGCACCTTTGCCGTGGTGGCAAGCGAGGTGAAGAGCCTCGCCAGCGACACCCGCAAGGCGACCGAGGAGATCGCCCAGACCATCGATGCCCTCGGCGGCGAGGCGGAGATGGTGATCGGCCGGATCGAGGCCGGTGCCAAGGCCAGCGGCGATGCGAAAGCCTCGGTCGCGCGGATCGAGAGCACCATGGCCAATGTCGGCAGCCTGGTGGAGGAAGTCGACAAGCAGAACGACGTCATCGCGCGTTCGACCGGCACCATCTCGGGCCATGTCGACAAGGTGCAGCGCGTGCTGACCAGCTATGATGCCGCCTCGCGCAAGAACGAGGACCGGCTCCACGGCGCGCATCGCAAGATGGAAGAGCTGGAGATCACCGCCAGCGAGATGTTCGACCGTATCGTCCAGGCCGGCCTCAGCCCGCAGGACAGCGCGATGGTCGCACAGGCGCAGGCGATGATGCAGGCGCTTGTCGCGCACACCGAGGCCGCGCTGGCGAGCGGCGCGATCACCATGGCGGCTGTGTTCGACACCGATTACGTCCCCGTTCCGGGCACCAATCCGCAGCTGTTCCGCACCCGTCTGACCGACTGGGCGCACGCCGAATGGCGCCCCTTCCTCGACCGCGCCAAGGCCGGCGACACCCGCGTGCTGGCGGCGGCCTGCACCGACATGAACGGCTTCCTGCCGACCCACCTGACCGAGCGCAGCCGCACGCCCACGGGCGACATCAATCACGACACCCAGTTCTGCCGCAACGGGCGCATCATGCTCGAGGCGATCGACCGCAAGGCCAAGGTCTCGAGTGCGCCTTACATGATGGCGGTCTACCGTCAGGAAGGCGACGGCGATTCCTATGTCGTGGTGCGCAATGTCTACGTCCCGCTGGTGATCGGCGGACGGCGCTGGGGCGATTTCGAACTGGCCTACAGCTTCGACTGAGCCTAGTGCGTTCCTTAAATGTTTCACGTGAAACATTGAAAATGGCCCCCCACCAGGGGGTCAAAGCGGGGCTAACCGGGGGTCAATCCGACCCTGGAACACCCCTGGAAGGGGCGGAATCGACGCCTCAGGTCGCCATGAGGCAGGGTCTCACATCCGATCAATAATCCCAGCTCCGGAAGCCGGGTGACATCGATGCGGCGATTTTCTTGTTGTGCTCAGCCCGGACGAAATTCAGCCCGCTGCAAGTGATCTGGATTGAGCCCTTTGGGGCAGCATAATAGGCTTCGTTATAGATGATCTGGCAAGTGTAACGCTCTTGCATCGCATTCTGGGACTTCAGGTAATATCTATTCCAGTAAGTGACAAAAGTGCGACCATCACCGTATTCTTCCACCGAACGCTGCCCTTGAAATTCGATTTGCACCCCTCCGACCGGAGCATAGCTGCGGATCATGTAGGGATCGACGGTCTGGTTGAGATAGGTCACCGTCATCTTCGATTGGTCGATCCTGAGACGCGCATACACCTCCGCATTTCGTGACTGGGTGTATGTTTCCCAGTCACCCTGGATAGCGGCAATCGGATCTGCCAAAAACTGCTGCTTCGATATTGCGACCGGGGTTGCGGCCGCCTGTAGCAAAGCTGCATAAGACATTAAAAACATGTCATTCTCTCTAAATTCAGGCTCTCAGGGCGGACCGGAAGTGTCGCTTCACCGCGACCCCATTTCTAGGTCGGATTGCGGCGGGCCATGAAGGCCAGTCGTTCGAACAGCATGATATCCTGCTCGTTCTTGAGCAGCGCGCCGTGCAGCGGCGGGATCGCGCTGGCCGGATTGCTGCTTTGCAGAACGTCGAGCGGCATGTCCTCATTCAGCAGCAGCTTCAGCCAGTCGAGCAGCTCGCTGGTCGAGGGCTTCTTCTTCAGGCCCGGCACCTCGCGCAGATCGTAGAAGATATCCATCGCCTTCTTGACCAGCACCTTCTGGATGCCGGGGAAGTGG is drawn from Erythrobacter sp. and contains these coding sequences:
- a CDS encoding PilZ domain-containing protein, with protein sequence MIGGASLSVTDMRRAARHPVDYPVIVEHFEHGDLKLHVCNLSAHGFMVDDAHQLSRGDRVIIRMPVVGRIEAYVIWTRDNRAGFQFERIIRLDDFIAIIDELQPNPRLRRPR
- the tyrS gene encoding tyrosine--tRNA ligase — translated: MTTYDSALLKLLDERGYIHQLTDAAGLDALAAKQIVPGYIGFDATAPSLHIGSLVQIMMLRRLQQAGHKPIVLMGGGTTRIGDPTGRDESRKMLTDETIEANVRSIFTVFSKLLTFGDGPTDAVMVNNHDWLGQLGYIQLLQEVGTHFTVNRMLTFDSVRLRLEREQPMTFLEFNYMILQGYDFRYLSKELGVRLQMGGSDQWGNIVNGIELGRRMDGTELFGLTTPLLTTASGAKMGKTAAGAVWLNEEQLPAYDFWQYWRNVDDADVGKFLRLFTDLPLDEIARLEALEGAEINAAKVVLANEVTKLVRGEDAAIRAEATARETFAGSGAGEDLPTLATGPEGMRIAALLTEIGLTASNGEAKRKLTENAVKLEGETITDPAYLVLPGEGETLRLSLGKKRHALVRR
- a CDS encoding TspO/MBR family protein; protein product: MDWTNALIAAAWALILGGAGGALTEIGQWYRDLRKPPWQPPDWLFGPAWTLILGLAGWSFYIGLEHAPTPEARIGVWALFAVNFVVHFAWSPLFFKWRRPDWALGENVFLWLSVLGQMTILPRLVGDSFAGWLNVPYFIWVSFAFVLNWEIVKRNRPFGTA
- a CDS encoding DUF1343 domain-containing protein, with translation MKNGIDRLLADPALLRQLDGRRVALVAHPASVTANLTHSLDALIAAGVNVSSAFGPQHGLKGDKQDNMVETADEMDPRYGIPIFSLYGEVRRPTGQMMTSADVFLFDLQDLGCRIYTFVTTLLYLLEEAAKAGKEVWVLDRPNPAGRPVEGTLLVPGQESFVGAAPMPMRHGLTMGEMGHWFIEHFGLDVAYRVVAMEGWNPDAPGEWGWPSSRLWINPSPNAANVNMARCYAGTVMLEGTTLSEGRGTTRPLEVLFGAPDIDATAVLAEMHKLAPEWLAGCAIRECWFEPTFHKHAGKLCNALIIHAESAFYTHHAFRPWRLQALAFKAIRRLYRDYPLWRDFPYEYELTRLAIDVINGGPALREWVDDAAATPHDLDVMTSHDEAAWVADVRGRLLY
- a CDS encoding vWA domain-containing protein, producing the protein MFFNFVDELRAAGIGASFKEHLTLLEALDKDVIEQTPEAFYYLSRATFVKDEGLLDRFDQVFHKVFKGIMTDYGQNPVDIPEDWLKAVAEKFLTPEEMEKIKSLGDWDEIMETLKKRLEEQEKRHQGGNKWIGTGGTSPFGNAGYNPEGVRIGGEAKHGKAIKVWEKREFKNLDNTKELGTRNIKMALRRLRRFAREGAQDQLDIDETIRGTAKQGWLDIHMRAERRNAVKLLLFLDVGGSMDPFIKLVEELFSAATTEFKNMEFFYFHNCLYEGVWKDNKRRWQERTKTWDVLHKYGHDYKIVFVGDAAMSPYEISHPGGSVEHMNEEAGAVWLKRVADTYPATVWLNPVPEKQWGYSQSTKMIKQLVGDRMYPLTLEGLDDAMRELSRKHGA
- a CDS encoding methyl-accepting chemotaxis protein: MHQIAIDTANAHALGMIPESCGAVTVGCTDVAGVVEAVIASSRTLRSEHEALAETVRALEADQTKVAEASDEARLLSERAIDRLAEGTALIQSSLGQIASLIELVETLGQHVTSFSAAMEQVRRSAQDIDNIAETTNILALNATIEAMRAGDAGRTFAVVASEVKSLASDTRKATEEIAQTIDALGGEAEMVIGRIEAGAKASGDAKASVARIESTMANVGSLVEEVDKQNDVIARSTGTISGHVDKVQRVLTSYDAASRKNEDRLHGAHRKMEELEITASEMFDRIVQAGLSPQDSAMVAQAQAMMQALVAHTEAALASGAITMAAVFDTDYVPVPGTNPQLFRTRLTDWAHAEWRPFLDRAKAGDTRVLAAACTDMNGFLPTHLTERSRTPTGDINHDTQFCRNGRIMLEAIDRKAKVSSAPYMMAVYRQEGDGDSYVVVRNVYVPLVIGGRRWGDFELAYSFD